From Dehalococcoidia bacterium:
CCCTGTATTCATTTTGGAAAACTTCAGTTATTTTTTAGGCTGGTATACCCTGACCCAGTCAATTTCCATAGATGTCATTCCGTTTATTGGCTTAAGGCCTGATCATTGACGTAGAAAACCCGACCTTCACTGTCTATCCACCAGCAACCGATCGAAGCCCGATCGATGGCAAACTGGGTGAGCTTTAGCTTCTGTTCTGTTCGCTTGCGCTCGGTGATATCGCGGATGATCGCCGTGGCGAAGTAAGAATGGTCCGTTGTGCCGGAGGTCACAGAGAGTTCAACAGGGATCAGGCTGCCATCTTTGTGCTGACCTTCGATTTCCGTTACCCGACCGATGACCGGGCCAACGCCGGTGCGCATGAACTGACTTATTCCGCTCATCTTGGCCTGTTGATACCGCTGAGGGACGATCTGGAGCAGCGATTGCCCGAGTATTTCCTCCCGGGTGTAACCAAATATCCTTGTGGCGCTCTGGTTCCAGACCAATATTTTCATCTGATCATCGATGCATATCACTGCGTCGATGGAGGAATCGATCAGTTCTCGATATCTTTCTTCGCTTCGTTGAAGCTCCTGCTGAGCCCTCTTTCGTTCAGTGATGTCCCTGATGATACCGATCCGTCCGACCGGATTACCCGAGACATCCCTGAGCACTGCCATGCTTACTTCTGCGGGGAAAGAGGTGCCGTCTGCCTTGAGGATGGTGAATTCCGAATTTCCGAGCGTTTCTGTGGTATCGAGTTCTGCTATCATCCGCTCCAATGCTTCGGGCCCTGGTGATACGATGAACTGACGTGCGTTTCTGCCCAGTATTCTATCCCTGGAACTTACGCCATGCATCTCAAGCCACTGGTCGTTGACGTCCAGAATTGTGCTGTCCATGCCCGAGACCATTATTCCATCGGTCATAGAGTCGAATATCCGCCGCAGCTTTTCCTCGCTTTCCCGCAGCTTTTCCTCCGCCTTTTTGCGCTCGGTTATATCGCGGGTTACGCCGATGACTCCCACGGGATGCCCTTCAGGCCCGCGCAGGAATGTGGTATGGGATTGTGTCCAGATGGTGGAACCGTCTTTGCAATACTGTTCCAGTTCAAAGACTCGCCCACGAGGTTCTGGCTCCTGGCTCGATAGTTCGAGCTGCAACTCCTCTTGATAGATTTCCATGAGCATTTGGAGGGATTGGGGCGTAACTGCTTCTTCCAACGATTGCGCCATTGCCTCTTCAACCGTATATCCCCTGCTCTTGGTCACGGAAGGACTGATATGGGTCCATCGCAGGTTCATGTCCAGCGTCCAGATCATGTCGGTGGCGTTGTCAGCCAGACGGCGGTAGCGCTTTTCGCTCTCCTGAAGGGCTTCCTCCATCCGTTTGCTCTCGGTGACGTCGATGAAGGTGTTGTAAGCGTAAATTTGATCGTCAATCGTAACATAGGTGCTGCTGAGGCGCAATATCCTGATCTCTCCATCTTTGCGGATGGCGGATATCTCGAATTCCGTAGGCACAGCCTCTCCTGCTGCCTTCTTCTGTCTGCGTTGGAGGTAGTACTCCCTGGATTCAGGCGTCAGATGGACCGACAGTGGTTTTGAGGCAAACTCCTCGAAGTCGGCATAACCATATATCTTCAAAAGCGCCTGGTTGGCATAAACGATCTTGTTTTCATTGTTTATGCCGATCCCGATCAGCGAGTTTTCGACGATGGCGCGATATTTGGTTTCGCTCTCCCGCAGTTTCTCCTCGATCTGCTTGCGCTCCTCTATTTCCGTGAGCAAATCATTGTTGGCCTCCAGCAGTTCCCAGGTGCGTTCTTCCACGCGGTCCTCCAGTTTATCGCTGGCCTGCTGCAATTGAGTGTTGGCTGTGGAAAGCTCCTGGGTTCTCTGCTCGACTTTGCTCTCCAGGCTGGCGGTGTAGTCTTGAAGTTCTTCCTGTGTTTTCTGTAAAGTCGATGCCATGTTGCCGAATGCTTTGGATAGATCTCCGACTTCATCTCTGGAGGTGGTGATGCTGTAATTCCAGTTTCCCTGCATGATCTGTTCGGCACTGTGCCGCAGTTTGATGATCGGCCCGGAAAGCATTCTGGAGAAAAACAGGGCCGCAAAGGCTCCAAGGGCCAGAGATCCAAGCAGCACCCAGAACATGTTTCGAGTCAAATCCGATACCGGATCAAACGCTTCTCCATATCCCTTCTCCACAACTACTGTCCATCCGGTATCCGGTAATTGCTGGTAGGTGCTGATGACTTTGGCCCCCATGTAGTTCTTCGTGACGACGGGTTCCGGTGTCAGAGCGGGATTGCCAGTTACAACATGGCCGTTTTCATCCCGAATCTGAGGCGGGTTGACTTGTTGCGTCAGCACTGCGCCGCCGATAAATCGCGAGGGGGTCAGCATGAAACCGTCCTGGTTCAAAATGTACACTTCACCCGTGTCTCCCAGGCCTTCTCTATCGGCGGCTATTTCCGATAGCAAATCCTCTCCTCCCAGAAAGGCCATGACCCCTGCAAGTTGCCCAGACACAAAGAATGGTTGTGCCACCGCGAGAACAAAAGAGGGGCTGTCATCCTGGAGCTTGATATCGCCGATGAATATCCCCTCTTTGCCGTTCAGATAGATCGGGCTCTGGCTGAAATCCGTTTGTGACTGATCGCGCATTCTCGGGTCTTGCGTCGGGGCTTTACGGGGATCGAGCAGGCTCAGGTCCAAACCGCTGTCAATGGCTTTTGACAGGTCGATTTGGCTGAAGTCCATCTCGCTCAAGTCGATCTTGCTCCAATCGACCACACTGAAATTGATATTGCCGAAGTCGATTTTACTCAAATCCAGACCGCGGAAACTGTCTTGAAGTCCGGTATATGAGGTTGTTACCACCCTCCCACTGGAATCCAGATAGATGGCCTCTCGGATTTGTTGGCTGGACATGGCGAAATTGGACATCAGCGATCCGATGATGGTGGTGTAGTCGGGCATCCCTGTCTTCTGGGTGAAACCGCCGGCCTGGCTCAGGGCAACGTCAGCGACAGCCTGAATATCGAGCAGGCGAAGTATTTCCTTCTGTCTGTCCAGCATATTCTGGATGTTGTGGGATTTGGCCTGCGCTGTGGCTACCAGTTGCGCATTGATCTGGTTTTTGAGGGAATCTCTGGCCATGGTTCTGCCGATCAGGGTTCCGACACATCCGGTCAAAAACACGACGATAAGGATCAGCAAAAGGATTTTGGTTCTAATGCTCATTGGGCTCCTCGGTTTCTTTTCAAAAATATCCGTAGCCTGGAGTTCTGCCCATCACAGCAGGTGTGCGAACACGCAGGCATGTGGTAGACAATGCCTATTTGAGTTTAGTTGACTTCCGGTTTGGCTGAATAGCGGAACCGCACGCATTTTCTCATGGGAGAAACCTGCATTTTTTGCATCAATCATCAGTTGTCAGTGGGGGTGCTTTTCTGGACTTCGATCTTTGCATACCATTATAATTCCTATGTGGTGCGAAGAAATGCCTGAACTGCCTGAAGTGGAGACCATCCGCAGAGAACTCGTTCCCAAACTAGTGGGGCATCAGTTTATGTCGGCGGAGCTCCTGTGGCCGAAAGTGGTGCGGGAACCTGCCCCCGAAGAATTCTGCCGGAGGGTCGCCGGTCAGAGAATCGAAGATATCCGGCGGCGGGGAAAATACTTTATTTTCCATCTCTCAGATCGGGATCGGTTGGTTGTCCATTTAAAAATGACGGGCGCGTTGCTGATCCTGACTGAATCCCAGCAGTGCCGAAATCACACTACGGCTATATTCACGTTTGATGGTGGAATTCGTTTGCACTTCATCGATCAGCGCAAGTTCGGAGCGATCTGGCTGGTTGAGGATGAAAACAGGGTGGTTGGGGAACTTGGGCCGGAACCACTTGAGCCGTCGTTCACTCCGATGCTTCTGCACCGGATTGCGGAGAGGCATCGCGTGCCGATCAAAGCACTGCTTTGTGATCAGCATTCTATAGCGGGCATAGGCAATATGTATGCCGATGAAGCGCTGTTCGTTGCCGGAATTCACCCGCTGAGAGCGGCCAATTCCCTCTCCGATAGTGAATTGAGCCATTTACACGGCGCAGTCATCGAGGTGCTGCAGAAGGGAATAGAGAAGAAAGGGGCAAGCATGGAGAACTATCTTCGCCCCGATGGTGGCAAAGGGGAGGCTCAGTCTGAGTTCAGGGTTGCCCACCGGCGCGGTGAAGCGTGCCTGGTTTGCGGCTCTCCTATCACCAGGATCAGTATTCGAGGTCGGGGCACTTATTTTTGCCCTTGCTGTCAGGGGTCGATAGGATGAAAGAGGATACAGGCAGCCTGCTAAACGAAGTCGAAAAACTGTTCGAGCAGGAAGGGAATTTGGTTCGGTTGGAATCTGGCAGAGTGGTATTCGTTGGGGATACGCATGGAGACCTGGAGGCCACACAGAGGGTTCTGGATAAGTATCTGGGCGCGAACTGCAAGATCGTTTTCCTCGGCGATTATGTGGATCGCGGACCGGAGTCGGTGGAAAACCTGAATGTCCTGCTGAGAACCAAAATCGAGGTTCCCGAAAATATTTTTCTGCTGATGGGAAACCACGAGGGGTACAAAACCGTTCCGTTTTCCCCCGCCGATTTCTGGGAGGGGTTGGATCGGGAATGGCGCCAGCGATATGCCGCCGTCCTCTCCATGCTCCCGCTGGCGGTATCGACCTCCAATGGGATTGTTGCCCTGCATGGTGCGTTGCCTTACGTACAAGCGCTGGAAGATATTAGCAGTATCCAGTTTGGCAGCCGCGAGTGGCAGCAGGTGACGTGGGGAGACTGGCGGGAGAATGAAGCCAGTGATCTCGATGATCACACGGTCACGGGAAGGCCCCAGTTCGGGCAGAAGTGGTTCGAGGAAATCATGCGCAGATTGGGCAAGAATGTTCTGATCCGGTCTCACCAACCGGATATCGCCCCGGTGATCTATGATCGGAGGTGCTTGACGATTTTCACCTCCTCCGTCTACCGCGCGCTGGTGCCAAAGAGAACCGTAGCTATTGCCGATTTGGAAAAAGAGATCAGAACGGTGGATGATCTGGAGATCGAGACGATTTAAGGAGGAGAAGGTGGCGTCATTGCCATTCTATACCCGGAATGCCCTGATGTTTTTTGGCCTATCCAGGGAGGAGGAAAGTGAATAAATCTAAATTGCTGCGTTTTATGATGGTGCTGGTCCCGTATTTTATCCTGCTTGGCGTTACGATATACTCCTATGCAGATGTTAAGGGCTCCGATCTTGACAGCGGTGCGCCCAAGATACTGCTCTTGATTCCGGCGGTGATTTCGCTGATGCTTCCTACAACCTATGGCGCATTGATATTCGGCATCAAAGACAATCCCAGGCCAACGGCCACGTTGCTGGTGGGCATCTTCATGGGTGTCACCTTGCTTATTTTGGCTGGCGTCGTTTACCTGATTGCTTCTTGAAAAGGGGCTGCTGAGGATTTATTTGTATCTCACCCCAGCTCCGCAAGCTGCTTTTGCAGTCGCTCCAGTCTATCTTTGCCCTCGGCGATGTTCTGGCGCTCTCTTTCCACCACCTGTGCCGGGGCTTTGGAGATGAACTGCTCATTGGCCAGTCGCGCCTCGGTGCGGGAGATCTGGGCATGGACCGATTCGATCTCCTTTTGCAGTCGATTGCGCTCCGCATCGAAATCGATCATTCCTCTGAGCGGCAGGATCACCTCCACGTCCCGTAGCACTAGCACCTTGGCAGCGTCTTTTTTCGATTCCTTGGCCGATCGATCGATGATCGTCAGCGGACGCACCCGGGCCAGTGCTGAGATGATCGGGGTGTACTTTTCAGCCGGAAACCCGAAATCCTGTACCGCAATCAGCCCTTCGATGTATTTAGCGGGCTCGACTTTGGCTTCGGCGCGGGCATTGCGGATGGAGCGGACGATCTCGATCACCGATTCCATTTGGCGCTCGGCAGGAGGGTCTATATCCAAAAGATCGGCCAGAGGGTAGGCCGCGATCATAATCGATTCCGGAGCGTCATGATCCGGCTGATACTCCCTTATCCGCTGCCAGATTTCCTCGGTGATGAAGGGCATAAAGGGATGGAGCAGCCGCAATGTCTTTTCCAGGGTATCAACCAGCACGGGCATGGGGGACATGTCTTTCTGCTGGAGGCGTATCTTGGCCATCTCGATATACCAGTCGCAGAACTCGCCCCAGACGAACTCGTGAATCCGGCTCAGCGCTTCGCCGAGCATGAAGCCTTCCATCAGTTGGTGGACTTCAACGATCAGCCGATTCAGGCGGCTCCTGATCCAGCGATCTTCAATGGGCATCTGCGCAGCCTGGCCGGAGCCTGATCGGTCAGCTTGGCTGACGTTTGATCGGGTAGCTTGGCTGACGTCAGCCAAGCTACCCTCAATATTCCCCAGGATAAACCGGCTGGTGTTCCAGAGCTTGTTGGCGAAGTTGCGGCTGCCCTCCAGCTTTTGCGGGCTGATTCGCATATCGTTCCCCGGCGTGTTGCCCACGATCAGGGCCAGGCGCAGGGCATCGGTGCCGTATTGCTCCAGCGTCTTGAGCGGGTCGATCACATTGCCCCGGGTCTTGCTCATCTTCTCGCCCTTCTCATCCCGGATCAGCCCGTGGAGATAGACCTTATCGAAAGGAACCTTGCCGGTGTTTTCCAGGCCCATCATGATCATCCGAGCCACCCAGAAGAAAAGGATATCGTAGCCGGTCTCCATCACCGACGTGGGATAGAAATAATTAAAGTCCTCGGTGTCATCCGGCCAGCCGAGGGTGGAGTGCGTCCACAGTCCTGAGCTGAACCAGGTATCCAGCACATCAGGGTCCTGTTCGATGCGCTGGGATCTGCAATGCGAGCACGAACTGGGATCATCCACCGCGATGGTTATCTGGCCGCAATCCTGGCAATACCAGACAGGAATGCGATGCCCCCACCAGAGCTGGCGGCTGATGCACCAATCGCGGATATTGTTCATCCAGTTCAGATAGGTTTTGGTGAAATGCGCCGGGATGATCTGGATTCGGCCATCCATCACGGCATCGATGGCGGGTTTGGCCAGCGAATCGATTTTGACAAACCACTGCTTGGTGATCAGGGGCTCCACCATTGTCCGGCAGCGATAGCAATGCCCTACGGCATGAGTGTGAGGCTCGGTCTTGACCATCAATCCATCGCGTTCGAGGTCAGCCAGCAATTTCTTGCGGGCCACAAATCGATCCAGCCCTTTGTAGGGGCCGGCATTCTCGTTCAGGGTGGCGTCCAGGTTCATCACGTTCACATGCGGCAGGTGGTGGCGGTCAGCGATCTCGAAGTCCACCGGATCGTGAGCGGGCGTCACCTTCAAAGCGCCGGTTCCGAATGCGGAATCGACGGCGTCATCGCCGATGATGGGAATCTCGCGCCCGATGGCTGGCAGAACGACGCTTTTGCCGATCAGGTGTTTGTATCGAACGTCCTTGGGATTGACCGCCACGGCTGTATCTCCCAAAAGTGTCTCCGGACGGGTGGTGGCCACTACCACGAACTCGTTTTTCTTATCGGCCAGCCTGTATCTGATATGGTAGAAATTGCCCTGGATTTCCTTGTGGTCCACTTCCAGGTCGGAAAGGACGGTGGCACAGGCGGGGCACCAGTTGGTCAGGCGCTCTCCTCGATAGATGAGGCCCTTGTTATAGAGATTCATGAACGTGGTGCGGACCGCCTTGGCCGGGCCCGGGTCCATGGTGAAGACTTCCCGGCTCCAGTCGCAGGAGACGCCCAGCCGCTTGTGCTGTTCGGTGATGAGCCCCCGGCAACGGGCCACCCACTGCCAGACGCGCTCCAGAAACTTCTCTCTCCCCAGCGTTTGACGATCCAAGCCTTCCTTGGCCAGCAGTTGCTGAACGACGTACTGTGTGGCGATGCTGGCGTGATCGACTCCGGGCAGCCACAGCGTAGGATCGCCTTTCATGCGGTGCCATCGCGTCAAAACATCCTCCAGAGTGGCCGTCAGGGCATGCCCCAGATGCAGCTCCCCGGTCACGTTCGGCGGCGGCATGATGATGACAAATGGCTTTTTCTTGGGATCGATCTTGGGGGAGAAATAGCCTTTCTCCATCCAGAACGGATACCATTTGCTTTCGATCTGTTTCGGATCATAGGCTTTGGGGATTTCATTCAGCTGTTGTGCCATCAGGTATAAGTTTCCCTTCAAAAATAAAGGCGATTTGGGAATCGCCCTTGCCGATATATTCTACACTTGGTGAGCGAATGGCGTCAAATTGTCCCTATAGTTCCATGCCCTCATAGGCCAGCCGGATATCGATGCCCAGTTTTTGTGCCATTTGGCCGACTTCTCTTCTGATCTCATCTTCAAACTCCGGATTCAGATGAGTGAGCACTACTCTGGGGAAATAGCCCTTGGTTTGTTGAAAATTAATCAATTCTGTTCCCAGCATCAGCGGGCAGAGATGCATGGCTTGCAAAGCGATATCAGCCAGCTTGTTTGGGAAGGTTGTCTCGATGATCAAGATGCTCGGTGATATATATTCCCAGCAGGAAGATAACCCTGGGCCGGTGTCTCCGCTGAAGAATACCTTCTGTCCCCGCTTGCCAGTGATCTCAAATCCTACGGCTGGGATGGCATGGCTTACCGGAATAGGGAGAACCCCGTAGCCAGCGATATTTTCTGCATGATAGGGTTCGAGCCGATGTAACCTCAGAGCGGGGTTTTCAGGCGAAGGCCACTGAGTGAATTTGGGATAGACCGTGCCGTCGATCAAGTGAGTTTCCAGGATATCCAGTGTGTCCTGTGTGGCGTAGATATCGATGGTTCGATAGGAATTCCTCAGGGCAAGAAGGGGGATGTCCCGGATATGGTCATAGTGGCCGTGGGTCAACAAAACGGAGCTGATGTTGCCCTGTTGGGCAAAGGAGAGGCCGGAGGTCAGGCTTCCCGCATCGATAGCCATGACGCCGTCGATGAGGATCGAAGGAAGCCGGGTATCGGTTGATTCGAAATTGTGGGCGCCGAGAAACTTCATCTTCATTCGAGGTGTCCTTCAATGCAGGTGGTGTTGAATCCTCCCCGTATATTGTAGATGGTCGTCACTCGAAGCCGATTGGTTTCCAGGACATTTTTGAGATCCTGGAAGATCCGCTTGGTGATGGCTTCCTGATAGATACCGACGTTGCGGAAGCTGATGAAATAGTATTTCAGGCTCTTGAGCTCGACGCACTTTCCGCCGGTGGGATAGTATTCGATTCTGACTTTGGCCAGGTCCGGCAGGCCGCTGAACGGACACACGGCGCTGAATTCTTCCGTCTCGATCAGAATGGATTGTTCGGGGCTATCGAATGGGAAAGTTTCCAGCCAATCCGGGCGGATGTGGCTTTCGTCCTGGAATTCAAAAGATTTACCTTCAGCTATCGGCATTTTTCACCTGTTAGGGGATATTCAAAAACCTGTGGATTTGAAGGCTTAACCGCCATTGCGGATGCTCCAGGCAATATTGTACCGCCTGAAGGGTGTTCTTGGCCACCTCCGGGCCATATAATGGTTGCAGCAGGAAATGATCGAATCTATGTCGCAGGAAGTCCTGGGGGTCCATGTTTGCCTGCGGGAAGACGAGCTTTAACTCATTGCCTTCTTTTAAAACCAGTTCCGCGCCAGACTTCGGGCTGACGCAAATCCAATCGATTCTCTCCGGCGGTTCGAGCGTTCCATTGGTTTCGACAGCTACTTCAAATCCAGCTGTGTGGAAGGCATCTACCAGCGTCTGATCGAGTTGCAGCAGCGGCTCTCCGCCGGTGCATACAACGAAGGGATGGGAATTGGGATCATCCGGCCACAGGGCTCTTGCCCTACGGGCAAGAGCTTCGGCGCTGGCAAATGTTGCCCCTCCGGGGCCATCGGTTCCCACAAAGTCCGTATCGCAGAAGCGGCAAATCGCCATGGCTCGGTCTTCCTCGCGCCCTGACCAGAGATTGCATCCTGAAAACCGCACAAAGACGGCAGGTCTTCCTGTGTGGACTCCTTCTCCCTGGAGGGTGTAATAGATTTCCTTGATGGAATAGCTCATCGGATATCATCCGGGTATATCAGCGGATCGGTCAAACCGGCATCCTTGAACCCTTTCAGCCGAAGCCGGCAGGCATCGCAATGGCCGCAGGGGCCGCCATCTTTCAGCGGATCGTAGCAGGAATGGGTGAGGGAGTAGTCCATACCCAGAGCCATTCCCTTCTGGATAATCTGGGCTTTGGAAAGGTTTATCAGAGGGGTATGGATGGTTATGGATTGCTTCCCTTCCACTCCCATTCGGGTTGCCAGGTTGGCCATGTTCCGGAATGCCGCAATATATTCCGGTCGGCAGTCAGGATAGCCGCTGTAATCCACGGCATTAACCCCGATGAAAATGTCATTCACGTTCACTACTTCTGCCCAGGCCAGAGCAAAGGATAGGAAAATGGTGTTTCGCGCCGGGACGTAAGTGGCGGGAATGCCTGCCGCCTGATTATCCATTGGCCGATCCTTGGGAATTTCACCCTCGCCTGTGAGGGCAGAACCCCCGAAGGCACGGAGGTTGATATCGATGACAATGTGGTTCTGCACGTCGTATTTCCGGGCTACTCGGCGAGCCGCCTCGATCTCAAACTCGTGGCGCAGGCCATAACGGAAAGTCAGGGCGTAAGGCAAGAATCCCTGATCTCTGGCGATGGCCAGGGTAGTGGTGGAATCAAGTCCGCCGCTCAAGAGGACAATCGTTTTTCTGTTCAATGCGTGCCTGCCCTAAATCCACCGTTTTGATCGAAAGAAGGCCAGCATACCCAGGACGATGGCGATCATGAAAGTCAGTATGATGGGGAAAACGGCGACATCATTTTGAAAGGGGAGATCAATGTTCATGCCATATACACTGGCGATCAATGTCAAAGGCAGAAGGATAACAGATATGACGGTGAGCAACCTCATCACCTGATTGATGCGAAAAGACGTCAAGGTATTGTTGGTATCATTGAGGCCCTCTATGACCTCTTTGTATTCGTCCAGGTAATCCATTATCTTGCGGTTGTGGTCAGCCAGATCGCCGAAGTAAATTTCGGGGTCTTCCCGAATCAGCGGAAGCTCGCTTTTCTCCAGCCACTCAAATACCTCGATCTGGGGTTTTGTGATTCGCCTGATTGATAGAACATCCCGCCGGAGTATCGATATCTCGCGCACGGCTTCTCGGGTATCATCGCTGAATATCTGCTCCTCCACGGCATCGATATTATTCTTGATCCGGTTGAGGATGGGGAAGCAGTAGTTGACCAGACGATCAAGGAGAAGGTATAGCAGATAACCGGAGCCATGGCTCATGCTCGCGTCCCGAGTCTCCGTGTTGTTGAGGCAATCCCGGAAGAATCGGTTGAGAGGCTTCAGATTGCCTTCGTGCAGCATAATCAGATAGTTTTCGCCCAGGAATATCGAGACCTGGCTGACGTTGGTGAAGCCTATCTTTTTGTTGAATACCGGGAAATGAAACACGATGAACAAGTAGTCCGGATAGGCATCAACTTTGGGGCGCTGAATCCGGCTCAGGCAATCATCCAGGTCCAAAGGGTGAAAGAGGTAGTGTTCAGCCAGATACGAGGTCTCTGTTGCGGTCGGTCTCTCAATATCGATCCACTCCAGCTTGCCCAGTGAGATGGAATTGATTCTGGGTTCGGGTTTGACCACATTTGTAGAATCCATTATATGATTCGCTTGTCAGCGCTGAGTTAAGTATCTTTCCGCGGAAAGAGCGGCAATGGCGCCATCGCCCGTTGCTGCAACGACCTGACGGATAGATCCCTCCCGGATATCACCGGCAGCGAAAACCCCCGGTATCTCAGTTTCCATTTGGCTGTTGACGGGGATGAGTCCTCCTGGTCCCAGTTGCAGAAACTTGGAGAGATACTCGGTGTTCGGCTTGCTTCCCACCGCCATGAAAACGCCGCTCACCTGGAGAGTCGATTTCTCCCCGGTGTGGACGTGCCGCAGTTGGAGGTTGCTCACACTGTTTTCGCCACTGATAGCCTCAACCACGGTATTCCAGATGAACTCGATCTTGGGATCGGCAAAAGCCCTGTCTCGCAGGACCTTGGAGGCGCGGAGCTGATCTCTTCGGTGAATGACGAACACCCTGGGGCAACGCCGAGCGAGGAACAGCGCATCCGATATGGCTACATTTCCTCCTCCCACCACTGCCACCGCGAGGTCTCTGAAGAAAGGGCCATCACAGGTGGCGCAGTAGGATAATCCTCTGCCGACAAACTCTTCCTCTCCGGGTATCCCCAGCTTGGCATACTCTGAGCCGCCAGCGATGATCAGCGCTTCTGCAAAATAGTCGCCGTGGCTTGTCTTGACGATCTTTTCTTCCCCGGCAAGTTCGATATCGGTTACCTGAGTCATCTCTATCGTGACCCCGTTCTTGGCCGCCTGCTGCTCCATGAGCTGTCCCAGATCGAACCCTGAAATCCCCTGCGGGAAGCCGGGATAGTTCTCCACCAGTTCGGAATTGATGATCTTGCCGCCCGAGGCCATCATCTCCAGAAGCAGCGTTTTGAGCCCTGCCCTCGCGGTATAGATACCGGCAGTGAGCCCTGCAGGACCTCCCCCGATAATGATGATCTGATATCGCCTGTCGTCGTTCATCGCTAAGTTAGAAAACCATCCAGTTTCTTTTTGAACTCCGCTTTGGGTCTGAGTCCGACGATCTGGGTCATCGGCTTCCCGTCTTTGAAAATGATCACGGTGGGGATACTTGCAATGTTGTATGCGGCTGCTGTTTTGGGATTCTCATCTACGTTGACCTTGGCGAAAGTTGCCTTGCCTTCGTACTCGGAGGACAACTCTTCGATAATCGGGGCCACGGCCTTGCAAGGTCCGCACCAAGGGGCCCA
This genomic window contains:
- the queF gene encoding preQ(1) synthase, with product MPIAEGKSFEFQDESHIRPDWLETFPFDSPEQSILIETEEFSAVCPFSGLPDLAKVRIEYYPTGGKCVELKSLKYYFISFRNVGIYQEAITKRIFQDLKNVLETNRLRVTTIYNIRGGFNTTCIEGHLE
- the queE gene encoding 7-carboxy-7-deazaguanine synthase, which encodes MSYSIKEIYYTLQGEGVHTGRPAVFVRFSGCNLWSGREEDRAMAICRFCDTDFVGTDGPGGATFASAEALARRARALWPDDPNSHPFVVCTGGEPLLQLDQTLVDAFHTAGFEVAVETNGTLEPPERIDWICVSPKSGAELVLKEGNELKLVFPQANMDPQDFLRHRFDHFLLQPLYGPEVAKNTLQAVQYCLEHPQWRLSLQIHRFLNIP
- the queC gene encoding 7-cyano-7-deazaguanine synthase QueC — protein: MNRKTIVLLSGGLDSTTTLAIARDQGFLPYALTFRYGLRHEFEIEAARRVARKYDVQNHIVIDINLRAFGGSALTGEGEIPKDRPMDNQAAGIPATYVPARNTIFLSFALAWAEVVNVNDIFIGVNAVDYSGYPDCRPEYIAAFRNMANLATRMGVEGKQSITIHTPLINLSKAQIIQKGMALGMDYSLTHSCYDPLKDGGPCGHCDACRLRLKGFKDAGLTDPLIYPDDIR
- the corA gene encoding magnesium/cobalt transporter CorA, with product MDSTNVVKPEPRINSISLGKLEWIDIERPTATETSYLAEHYLFHPLDLDDCLSRIQRPKVDAYPDYLFIVFHFPVFNKKIGFTNVSQVSIFLGENYLIMLHEGNLKPLNRFFRDCLNNTETRDASMSHGSGYLLYLLLDRLVNYCFPILNRIKNNIDAVEEQIFSDDTREAVREISILRRDVLSIRRITKPQIEVFEWLEKSELPLIREDPEIYFGDLADHNRKIMDYLDEYKEVIEGLNDTNNTLTSFRINQVMRLLTVISVILLPLTLIASVYGMNIDLPFQNDVAVFPIILTFMIAIVLGMLAFFRSKRWI
- the trxB gene encoding thioredoxin-disulfide reductase gives rise to the protein MNDDRRYQIIIIGGGPAGLTAGIYTARAGLKTLLLEMMASGGKIINSELVENYPGFPQGISGFDLGQLMEQQAAKNGVTIEMTQVTDIELAGEEKIVKTSHGDYFAEALIIAGGSEYAKLGIPGEEEFVGRGLSYCATCDGPFFRDLAVAVVGGGNVAISDALFLARRCPRVFVIHRRDQLRASKVLRDRAFADPKIEFIWNTVVEAISGENSVSNLQLRHVHTGEKSTLQVSGVFMAVGSKPNTEYLSKFLQLGPGGLIPVNSQMETEIPGVFAAGDIREGSIRQVVAATGDGAIAALSAERYLTQR
- the trxA gene encoding thioredoxin, whose protein sequence is MAKPLAVTDADFEQTVIKAKNPVLVDFWAPWCGPCKAVAPIIEELSSEYEGKATFAKVNVDENPKTAAAYNIASIPTVIIFKDGKPMTQIVGLRPKAEFKKKLDGFLT